AAAATCAATCCTCCTCGGTAAATGTGTAGGTTAGGTCAGGTGGGGCATAGGTAGGAATTCAATGCAGAAGTACACATTGTAGTATACCACTGTTTGGTATTATTAGTCAATTGAATTGATTTTAAACCGATCAGAAAAAGCAATGGAAAGCCATTGCTTTAATCTGTACACATCTTTTTCCACTGGGGCTTTTTGTCAAAGCGGTGGATTGCTTCGATAAAGCGGATACCGTTGTTTTACAGCACCTAAATATCAAAATTAACTTTAATGCCCGAGAATTCGGGCGTTTTTTATGTCAATATTTATGCATAATTATGTTGTGTATTGTCGTGTATTGCAATATAATGGGATTAGAGGTGAATTTATGTATCTAAAGATAAGCATGAGTAATGGTAAACCCTATTTGTCTTTTGTCCAAGGTTACAGACAGAATGGAAAGGTAAAACAAAAAACTGTTGAGAAACTTGGCTATCTAGAAGATCTGGAAAAGAAATATTCTGATCCTATTGCTCATTTCAAGCAGGTCGCAAAGGAACGTTCTAAGAGTGAAACTTGTCAGAAAACATTAGAACTTAACCTGTCAGCCAAGCTGCCGGATCAAGCAGCATTGCGCAAAAATCTTGGTTATGTTGTGCCAAAGTCAGTGTACTCCCTACTTGGTCTTAGGGAATATTTTCAGAAAAAGCAAAGGCTTTTGAACGTGGATTACAACCTAAACAGTATATTCAGCCTGCTTATTTTTAATCGCTTTTTATTTCCTTCATCAAAAAAGAACGCCTTTGAAACCAAAAATTTCTTCTTTGAATCCTTTGACTTTTCATTGGCTGACATTTACCGCGCCCTGGATTACTTTGCCGCATATTCAAACGAAATCCAACGGCATCTTCATAGCCAGGTATGCGACCTTATAGGAAGAAATAACCAACTTGGATACTATGATGTCACCAATTACTACTTTGAGATCCCCTATGAGGATGAAGATGAATACGATGAAGACGGGAACATGATTAAAAAGGGGCAAAAAAAGCGTGGTCCATCCAAAGAGCACCGTAAAGATCCAATTATTCAGATGGGACTCCTCATGGATTCAAATGGAATCCCCATAGCCTTCAATACTTTTTCCGGTGGTGAAAGTGAAAAGCTCTCTCTCCTTCCAACAATTCGCCGTGTAAAGAAAGATTTTGCCTTGGAACGTATTATCGTTGTGGCAGACAGGGGACTCAACACTAGTGATAATACTGCATTTCTTTCTGGAAAGAACCATGATGACATGGCAGGGAATGACGGTTATGTTTATGGACAGAGTGTTCTCGGTGCTGACAAACAATTCAAAGAATGGGTATTAAATCAGGAAGATTACTTAATTGACACAGAAGAAGATAAGGATGGAAATACCGTCTCTTTTAAGCACAAATCCCGGATTTATGCAAAAAAAATCCAATTAAAGGGGACGGATGGTAAACGTGACCGAACAATGGAAATATATCAGAAACAGATGGTTTACTATTCCGAAAAATACGCCTTAAAACAGAAAAAAGATAGGGATAAGGCTATTGCCAAGGCAAAAGAGCTGATTGCCAATCCCGGCAAATATACAAGAGCTACCAGCATTGGAGCCGCCGGCTATGTAAACAATATCAAATTTTCAAAAGAAACAGGCGAAATACCTGACGGACTCATTCTTTCCCTGAACGAAGCAAAGATTAAGGAAGAAGAAAAATATGACGGATACTATTCCATTGTTACTAGTGAAAAACATTTATCTGATACAGAAATTCGGGATATTTACAAGGGGCTTTGGGAAATCGAGGAATCCTTCAAAATAATCAAGAGTGAATTCAAGGCAAGACCTGTGTATGTTAAAAAAGATGAACATG
This region of Zhaonella formicivorans genomic DNA includes:
- a CDS encoding IS1634 family transposase — encoded protein: MYLKISMSNGKPYLSFVQGYRQNGKVKQKTVEKLGYLEDLEKKYSDPIAHFKQVAKERSKSETCQKTLELNLSAKLPDQAALRKNLGYVVPKSVYSLLGLREYFQKKQRLLNVDYNLNSIFSLLIFNRFLFPSSKKNAFETKNFFFESFDFSLADIYRALDYFAAYSNEIQRHLHSQVCDLIGRNNQLGYYDVTNYYFEIPYEDEDEYDEDGNMIKKGQKKRGPSKEHRKDPIIQMGLLMDSNGIPIAFNTFSGGESEKLSLLPTIRRVKKDFALERIIVVADRGLNTSDNTAFLSGKNHDDMAGNDGYVYGQSVLGADKQFKEWVLNQEDYLIDTEEDKDGNTVSFKHKSRIYAKKIQLKGTDGKRDRTMEIYQKQMVYYSEKYALKQKKDRDKAIAKAKELIANPGKYTRATSIGAAGYVNNIKFSKETGEIPDGLILSLNEAKIKEEEKYDGYYSIVTSEKHLSDTEIRDIYKGLWEIEESFKIIKSEFKARPVYVKKDEHVEAHFLVCFVALVIMRVLEQMLEKKYTVKQIRNSLISYSCSYLEQNYYLFDYRDDVIKSIESVFGFDLSKKIMSQAEIKKILQYKK